The genomic window AAGTGCTTGGATCTCATGCTGTCGGCATATTTCTGAAGAGCAGAAAGGTTCTTCTGGTGAAGGAATCCCAAGTTTAACATCCATGTATGTGAATATACAGTAGTAACATGTGAATTAGTTAGAAGTAGGAAAGGATATTTTCTCCTCAAACATTGGGTGGTTTAGCATCAACAGCATATTGTTGTTAACAATAGCCCGAACTGCTAGTTCTTTAGCTTCCGTGTGTTTCTTTTTCATCAAAATGCACATCTGCATGATACGACATGAAAACGTAAATATCTCAAGTGTTAATTCAGATCCTCTACACATCAACACGTGTATTCACGTAGAGTAAGAAAATACAAATTGCATCGAGGATAAAATTACTAGTACTGCACTATCAATAAGGAAACAAATAACCATCTTAGTCACTACTGAATACTGATGATATTCATTTATCTGCATGACACCGTGACATTAATGATCTGGAGAAGATGCATTCTGCGCCTTTTGCAAGTTGTACCATCTACATTTTCACCCTCCATATTTCTCATGTGATCAAGGGGAGCAAGAGTCGTCTTAAATATTAATGTTAAAATACAAGTAAAGTGACACGAAATATAATAAATATGGGAAAGCAGCCCCTGAAATGTTCCGAAGTCCAACCGTGCAGTTCCAAAGCTATATCAGTTTTAAGGTGGGTAAGGCTCAGTCACACAAACTAACAACCCCAACTGCTAGTTTGCATTCTCGTAACAGATTTTCCGACAAGGATAATAAAGCATTCGTTGGCAGATTTACTCACATCTTCAAGCTGTTTTCTACAAGCCTCAGCTTTCTCTACATTTCCATCATCTTCTAACATGGCAGGCAACTCCAGATCTGAAATGTCACCCATCTCCCGTATTGTGGAAGAAACTGCATTATCCATACGAGCTTTCGGAGTTCCACTTTGAATCTAAGCAGTGAAATCAAGAAAAATGAGGGGACGTGAATAACTGAATACTACCTCCAGTTCCAAACATAAGTCACTTTTGTCTTTCTGACAATCTCAAGATGTGCTTATATCTGCTACTTTCGTCTTGTAGAATTGCTACTCTTAGTTTCTAGTTATCAAAACATGAAAGCGGCAAACCGCTTGCTCAATATAGTCGAAAAACATGAGACTACAAACTTATTGACGTAGTGATATAAAATATTGTGTGGAGGAAGGTTTTCATGACTAATAtcttttgatattatttttctgtcgGATCTAGAAACTTAATACAAATTAATGGTCGTTTTTATAAATGTTTGACTGTGTACCAAGGCAACCTTTGGAACTGGAGGTAATAATAGAACAACTAAGGAATATTCAATACACTTACTGTTTGATTCCCCAACTCTGGAACAGTTTGCGGTGATATTCTACACGATAAATTGCAAACTTGTTATTTCCAATAAAAGAACTACTCTAAAAGTACATTGAATCTACTAGATGTTGTCGGACCAACAACCTCACAGCTGGAGATCTCACAACGCGTTTCAGCACAGCAGGGGCTTTTGGATCTGGGATTGATTCCTGAGAAGGGTAGTTGACAGCATGAACAGAAGTACCAAAAATTATACTCCTATACTATAGAACACAGTTACACAGATAACGAAACTATATATGTTCTTTCCATTGTAGCTTGGGTAAGTATTTTACAGAAAAAAAGATATTTATTGTCCAGGTCTAAATGATTGATAATCTACACAATATGATCATGTCAATTGGTTGAAATCCCAAGTCTAAGCTTGAAGATCGACCATGATAGAATAGCACTCTGGCACTCAAAATATAATACCAAATTCAAAACATAGTGCAATTTAAATTTCACATATCTAGATTAAAGAATTGCATGCGCTGATTGATCATATAGTTGAAGAGACAGGCCAATAGGCACTCTCTGTAGTTGCATCGTAGATCTCTTAGATCTGGCACATGATCTAATCAGTTTGCAGTATCAAGATACGGCAATCTCTACATTGATATATTATTTAACACTTGTAACTCCAGGGTAAAGTTTTATACGGATACAACACTTCAGCACATTATGAAATAAGCGAGTACAAACACTCAACACAATGTGGAAATGAACAATGCAATGTTTGCATTTAGAGAATGTAACTCTTTGCAATAATATGAATCACAGCCTTCAAAAGAAGGCAATTAGGATAAAGCAAAGAAGGAAACAAGCTTAAGCATAAAAGAAAATGTGTTTGATGATATAAAACTGCACAGAACAAAAAGAACCTCGGGCATGTTTTGCCTAATGGACGGGCTAAGCAATGCAGCTTTTCCTTCAACAAAGGAGTTTGGGATCTTGTGTGCCCTTACAGGGGAACCCTTGCTCCCACTCAATTTTACCGAATCTTTATCCAGAAGCAAGCCAGACTTTGGACTTCTGGTGCCTACTTTTGAAACTCTACATTCAGGAAAATAATTCAGTCCCCTTTCACATAACATTCCTAGAACAAAAAACATGATATATTGGAGTAGAGATAACCTTGATCCGGCCAGTTGGAAAGTTGTTGGTCTGTTATCATCTTTGGAAGGAGTGCCTTGTATCATATCAGAGGTGTTGCTGCCTTTTAGGAGCATCTGACTTGTTAGTGAGTTATTTCCACTGGTATGTGCTGTACTGCTTGGAGCATTCTTAATGGATGGGTTGCCTGCACTAGGTGGCTCAAATCTGAAAAAGATGCATATATATTTATCAGTGGTTGACAATATCTCCCAACAAGATTTGTAGACTGTCTTAACAATAACAAGAGAAGCGGATAAATCCAGAAATAGATGGGCATACAAACTTACGATGACTGACTTGTTCAAGATTCAAGTGGTCCAGTCTGGTTTGGACCAGTTACTGCACCTCTAAACCTCTTGCAAAACCACAGGTCCACGGTTCGGCCCGCACCTCATCTAAGAGGGCCACGGGTAAACCTAGGTTCGACCCTAATAATTAGTAAACGGGCGCATGCCGGCGAGGATGACCCGGCGCCGTACGCGCATATCGTGTTCCCACCAGCTCCGGGATAGAGCAGGGTGAGCGCCCCCAGTCTGGCAGCAGCAAGACGTCCATTTTTGGCTCTGTGGGGCGGTCGCGGGCTGTGGGCGTGGTGGTGACCGTGGCGCCGTGCACGACGCGAGACGGACGTGTGGCCAGCGTGGCGGCACGAGCTGCAGGACGTGTGCAGGTGCGTATACTGGTCGCAGCTGACGGTGTGGCGGTGCATGTGGTGCCACAAACGACGCCGAGACAGACGTGCGGCCGGCGCGGCGGCATGAGCTGCAGGCAAGCGCTCCGTCGAGCCGTCGTGGGCAACGGGCGTGGCTGTGGCTGTGGTGCGGCGGACAACGCCGATACGAACGTACGGCCGACCCGGCAGCACAAGCTGCAAGGCGTGCGTGGGCGTCGCCAGAAGCAACCACCCGTGTTGGAGCATGGCCGGCGGCGCCTCACAAAGCACGAAGAAGGAGCGGTTCGACCCTAGGGTCAAAAGGATATGGCCCTCTTGGACCCTAAAGGTTATATGGGCCGTCAGGTTACCCTCTTGGTGCCAAAAGCCAGGTCCGGTCCACCGGGCCAAGGGGTCGCACCGGACCACCTGAATCATGACTAACTGTTACAGAGAACTCGAAATACCAATTAAGAACTGGAAAAGGTCGTACTTTATTCTAGAGATATGGTAAACCATGAGTGCGTCAAATATCAAGAATTATGCCATGTAGGATTGTCAGGAAGTAAATCCAAAGTACAGTTGTTAGTTACAACTCAAATGCAATGGGGGTCCTTTCCACGAGGATCACATTCACTGCGGTAAGTGACTTCCTATTACTACATTGCTACCGTGTAAACTATACTATGATTCTAAAAAAGGGCAGCCTGACGCacatagctcccgcttgcgcaggatCCGGGGACGGGTCCGACCACTTTGATTCTTTTGTACGCAGtttttccctacatttctgtaagaggctgtttccaggacttgaacacGTGACCACATGGTGctggtcacaaggcaacagctttaccgcTGTGCCCTTCTATACTATGTGATTCTAAAAATGGCGTAATGACATGCGGAACTTATTAGCTACCAATGCTGTCGAAAGTTGAGAATGATACATATTACTGCAACAAAGAGCATTATGTCATTAGTGTAAACTCGAAAGGTAGAAAAATGCATGTGATGCAAGTCCACTCTATTCAATGCATCAGTTGCTTCtctgccaccaattttttttttctATATGATCCAGAAATGGACTGGGTTCCACTATCAAGAGATAACAAAACCTCTGCCACCACATCTATGAATGATACAATGAAAATCAAAATATTTAAGGTAGTCACACTTTTGATGTATAAGGACACACATAACGCATAAACCATAGCCCTGCATAAAGCCATAAACTCAATAAAAGTTTGTTGAAAGACCAACTttaggcctcctttcgttcataggatagggaAATCATAGGAAAATggaagtcataggaaatgagatgacatgtactATCTCAGTTCCTATAGGAAAAAAGAGgtcatttggttcataggataggaatttttccattaggTCCATAGCTAATGTTTTTTTCCCTTTGAAATGggaaggataggaaccaatcctacataaaaataggaatccattcctGCAAACCAAATGGCTGTATAGGAAAAAAAATCTtttagaaatcctatcctatgaaattccaacaaaccaaaggaggccttagaaTGATATTTCTGTCGGTTCAATGTTAGGTAAGTTCATACACGGTGGGACTTCAGAAAAAATCTTATGAAAACTAtatcatcatgtcatcatcataatatGGAGAAAATACAGCAGCGTTGAGCATACCCAGATAAACATGTGCATATATTCCAACTCAGCACATTGTTGTACTTTGAAGGGTGAATAATTACGTACCCATGTTTGGCATTCATGGAGGTGGTTGACAGTCCCTGTAATCCTGGCTTGCAGTATGTTTTTGCCGGCATGATTTTATGTTTATCAGGCTCTGCATGCTTGTGTTCCCTGCATTGGAAAACACTCATTAGTGACAGTTTTATCATTTTATAAGTACATGCTAGCATGCCAATCTATCAATTACCTGTTCAGGTCTGTAGGATGTGTATTTGTCTTTTTGATCATGTTATTGGCACCACTTAGTTGATTTAAGGTAGTCTCTGAAGTTATTTGGGGAGGCCTGCTTGCTTTCGTATTTGCAGACTTGGACAGAAGAGAAAAGGTTCCTGCTTCATTCACTAGTGTAGGTTTAACATTTCTGATTTCCCTGCATAAATGTATCACAACACATTCGCCTAGTAAGAGATCAACACACAAAACTAGAAGCTAGGTCACAAACAAGTAAATCAAAATATGATACTCAACAAAACCATGGGTTCCATGAAGCATTTGTTGTGCGTAATGATGTATGTGCAATGTACTTAATCCAACATTAATGCTCTAATTTAAGATAGACTTTTCTTGTCAAACAAACAACAGTCAACACTAGGTTGAAGGTTTTTATTTTGCTGAGAAAGAAACTTCTGTGAAAGATAAACCTCTGCATTGTTGAAGATAGATTCTTTGGACCTGAAGTCCCTTTCTCAACATTCTTCGTCCCGCATGATGTCTTCCTTAGAGGCTTCATTGAAGTGCCTCTACAACATTGGTTACCATGACTTCCTTCATTAAGAGATGTACTTTCCTCCACAGGCTCATTCTGGTTATTTTGAGAATCTGATTGGCCCCCTGATCTTCTTGAGATGGGGACATTCTCAGTGCTGTTGTTTCTGGATTGTGAACTAACTGATTGCTCACTGCTATTATTCTCCCTTGATGTTATATTAACTTTACTAGGGTCCACTGGTAGAGCTTCCTTGCTGCTCTCAGGAACTGCTACCGCTTTCGAATGTGTTGGATCTTCACCAGATACAGCAGCGAAAGGAAAACTGTGAGAAGAATTGTTGACAACTGGTTTTGTTGGATATGTCTCATTAGAGTGCTCTTCAAGCACATCATTTGACACCATATCTACTTCAAGTTGGTCCACACTTGCAGGATTGATGCTGAAAAAATGATGCATTTTTCGTTAGATGGCTCGGTAGTGTTAATACTTAAAGTCAGACAACTGCCGTTCATTAGATTCGCCTACCTTGTTAAATGAGCAGGCTTCAAAGTGCAAGCATTCTGTATTTGTATTTGTTCCTTACTCTTACCATCTTCAGGAACATCAGTGCCCTTCCCTGAAATACCACTTTCTGGATCCTTGATACCCTCtgaagagatagggttagtttttTCTTTAGGTCTGCTCATACCATTTTCCTCGAAGCCCAACTTTGTGTCAAGATTGAAGTTGCCCAGCCTTTAAGGAAACAAAATAAACAAAATGAACAGCTAATTGCGTGAACTTTATGAGAAGAACAGTCTTCATCAGCCAGAATAACTTACTCATTAAAATCAAAGGAAAAGGAGAAGTTGTCTTTTTCAGTTACTTTTCTCCCTTCAGAAAGCTCATCGCCGTTTGAACTGTTGTTCTTCGCTTTTTTCTTGAGAGGACTAGAGAAATCTAAATCAGACATGCCCATTTTAAATGATGATAATTTGTCAAAGGCTCCATCAAGTCCAAAATCATCACTGGACAAAGAAAGAGATTGTCAGCACCATATGAACAGTAGATAGTAACTAATTTCCACTTGTTTGCACCAAATGTTAAGGAAACTTTGAAGCGCAATACTCACAGATTCTCAAAGCTAAACTTCTTGCTACTCTTTGGAGCTGACTCGACATCAAAGTCAATTGTATCTTTTCCTGATTTTGGTAACTTCCAAGATGAAAGAAAATCATTGCCAAAGTCTTCATCTGCCAATAAATAACATGAATACACCAGGTTAAATCATTACAATCTTTGAAATGCATTTTCCAAGTCTACAGGACAGCTCATGTAGTAGATTTAATTTCTCGAGGGTAAGCAGGAAACAAATACAATGGACATGACTCATACACAGCATCAATCAGAAATCTTCAATATAGCAGTCTAAGATTAGTTTGACTATGGTGCAGCATAATAAGGAAACAAGGTGCCCGGATGACCTAGTATCATAACACAATAATAACAAGATACATACCAAGGGATGAACTTGTATATTTAGCATTCGCATTAGAGGCAGCTCTTTTTCGTGATTCATCCATGGTTCCCACAAACGTGGACTGCATgccaaaggaaaaggaaaatacaTTAGGAGCCACTAAAGACACAGAGTGGAAGAGGAACCATGTATGCCAGTATTATTAACATTCTCAATAACTAGATACAGGAAATATCCAAATACATTTGCAAATGCTGGTGATGTTTAATTATGCTGGTGACACCTTAGGAATAGGTCAATTCAGATTTGTTTTTTCCCACCACTATGCTTAATAGGAAACAAAGCACATGTTAAATATAGAGAGACATTAAACAATAGAATAAAAAAACATTAAAGGGTCTATCGACTGACTAGTAGATTTTCAATGACCCTATCTCTCTCTCTGAGATCATACCTCTATTCAGCTTACATTACCTAGTTTTAAACAATAAAACCTATCTGCTCATGTTTTCAGAGATAATAGGCAATCTCATCAAGGCGCTTAATGGGTAGGACCTCACCAAAGATCCAGAAAACAGCAACAATGGGGAACGTGAAAATCTGACAGGCGACAAATAATATGAGCACATTCCATTCAGAGCACCAGCTCATTTCTTGAAACTTGAAAGTAGAAAGTTACTATGATCGATAAAAACATCAAGTGGGCCATAGAAGTGAACGCTTGAACTAACTAGAACTAAACTGAAAACAATTTTGGTTTGCAATGTCATCCTAGATACCAGTAGATGGTTGCAGAAGAATGACAATAATTTTAAACAACAAACTACAAGTTAACTTTGACCTTCACAGTCAGAAcatatttcttttatcagtggaataATTAAAATTACTGGACAAACTTTGTAGCAAGGGGCCTCTATTTGACATTTTGACAATAGACTTAGGATCAAATGAAGTTTGGTAAAGCAAGTCTATGCGAATCAGAGTTTGACAGCAGGCTACACGGTTAAACATTGAGAACTTATAGAACACTTAATGCGCCCTTTTAACCATGAGATGCACGAAAATAAGGAG from Triticum aestivum cultivar Chinese Spring chromosome 3B, IWGSC CS RefSeq v2.1, whole genome shotgun sequence includes these protein-coding regions:
- the LOC123070814 gene encoding uncharacterized protein At4g18490; translated protein: MDESRKRAASNANAKYTSSSLDEDFGNDFLSSWKLPKSGKDTIDFDVESAPKSSKKFSFENLDDFGLDGAFDKLSSFKMGMSDLDFSSPLKKKAKNNSSNGDELSEGRKVTEKDNFSFSFDFNELGNFNLDTKLGFEENGMSRPKEKTNPISSEGIKDPESGISGKGTDVPEDGKSKEQIQIQNACTLKPAHLTSINPASVDQLEVDMVSNDVLEEHSNETYPTKPVVNNSSHSFPFAAVSGEDPTHSKAVAVPESSKEALPVDPSKVNITSRENNSSEQSVSSQSRNNSTENVPISRRSGGQSDSQNNQNEPVEESTSLNEGSHGNQCCRGTSMKPLRKTSCGTKNVEKGTSGPKNLSSTMQREIRNVKPTLVNEAGTFSLLSKSANTKASRPPQITSETTLNQLSGANNMIKKTNTHPTDLNREHKHAEPDKHKIMPAKTYCKPGLQGLSTTSMNAKHGFEPPSAGNPSIKNAPSSTAHTSGNNSLTSQMLLKGSNTSDMIQGTPSKDDNRPTTFQLAGSRVSKVGTRSPKSGLLLDKDSVKLSGSKGSPVRAHKIPNSFVEGKAALLSPSIRQNMPEESIPDPKAPAVLKRVVRSPAVRISPQTVPELGNQTIQSGTPKARMDNAVSSTIREMGDISDLELPAMLEDDGNVEKAEACRKQLEDMCILMKKKHTEAKELAVRAIVNNNMLLMLNHPMFEEKLSALQKYADSMRSKHLFEEIVTMDIH